The Phragmites australis chromosome 1, lpPhrAust1.1, whole genome shotgun sequence genomic interval CGGCGGCGGCATCGGGTCCCGGAACATCGGGTGCCGCAGGTAGTAGAACCCGCTGGCCACGGCCACCATCTTCGGCGGCATGGCGTACAGCGCCACGGCCACGGCGAAGCACACGCCCACGAAGATCCGGCTGGCGCGCGGGTCCCTCCAGCTGACCAGAGACTGCAGCCGCTCGCCCTGCGCCGCTACGTCGCCCATCACGCGCTGCACCCGGCCGGCCAGCGTCCTCAGCCTCTCGTACCGCACCCGTAGGACGTCGGGCGGCGGGACCGGGTCGAACTCCTCCTCCAGCTCGTCGCCGTCCACCGTGTCGGCCTGCGACAGCCGCGCGTCCATGCCGGCGGGGGCCCGTGGACGGAACCGGTAGTACCACACGCCGATTATGAACACGTACAGCGACGCCGTGGGCACGACCAGCTCCGGGTACCAGACGAGGACGAGGTAGAGCACGTGGACGAGTACGGTGGTGGACGGATTGCGCCACCGCTGCACGCCGTCCAGCCACCGCGCGAGCCCGACGGCCCAGGCCAGCACCCCCATGATGCGGAACCAGTTGGCCTTGGCGCGGCGCACGCTCCATGTGTGCGCGTCCGCGTCGAGCATGTACCGTACCACCTCCGGCCCCAGAGGCGGCTCGGAGCGCGCCAGCCACGCCGCCACGGTGCGCACGGCCGCGCCCCGCAGCGCCTCCTGCTGCGCAACGCCGATCGGGCGCAGGTAGTGCATGCGCGGCAGCAGCGGCGACGTGTACGTGGCCCACGTGTCCGGCAGCTGCCCCGGCGACGAGAACCTCACGGCGAGCTGCACCTCGCCCATCTTCTTGAGCCCCGACCGCAGCAGCACGAGCAGCGGGTACGACGCCGTGTACACCCGGTTGCTCTCCAGCGTTGACACGCGCACCCGCACCTTCCCGATGCGGTAGTCCTGCCGCTCGTCGCCGGCGCCCGCGAACATGCGCCAGTTGTCGAACACGGCCACTGTGAGCACCGTGCACGGGTCATACACCTGCCACGTGTACTGCTCGTTCCACCGCGGGTTGAGGCTGTCGGTGACGGTGCGCGTGCGCACCCACTTCTTGCCGTACTTGGCCGCGCAGTAGGCGTCCGTCGACCCCTTGGCGCCTCCCTTCGTCTTCATCGGCAGCAAGCCGCATGCGCCGATGATGCCCAGCTCCAGCACACCCACCGGTGGCTTCCACAGCTGCTTCGCCGTCGGCCGGTAGTCGCTGCACACGTGTGCCGCCTCGTCGAGCACGTGGTACCCGCCTTCCAGGCAGAGCCGGAGGTGCAGCCGGCCTGAGTAGAAGCCCGTAGGGCTGTGCGGACCGCCTACTTTGCCGGAGCCCATGCCAATATCCGACGTCCTGCCTTCAAGGTTGAACCATCGCGACGCGACAATCTGCCGCTCGTCGAGGCGCTGCTCGACGGAGCTCACCGGGATGGTGGTGTGGCCGAGAAGAGCGGGCTCCTTGATCATGGACCGGTCCTCGACGAACACGATTAAGCTGTCGTCGAGCGGCTCGGACGCGACGAACATGAGGTCCTCGGACCACGCGAACGCGGAGCCGCTGCTGCTGGCCACCGACCGGCGTGTCCGGGCGGACTGGATGCCGAGCTGTATCTTGACGCGCACGTCGAACGGTAGCCCCTGCGGCGGCGCCGGCACGCGCAGGTCCTGCGCCTCGATGACTGACGCGCGCAGGTACCAGAGCTTGGGTGACTGGTACACCTTGGAGCGCGTGTACGCGGCGTACGGCACGTCGGTGTTCCACGCCTCCGGGAACGCCTCGTCGGCCTGCGTGCCGATCCACACCGCCACCATGATGTCCCCCGTCACTATGCCCGGCTCGCCGCCTTCGAGCCGGTACCACTGCGGCGCCAGCGGGCCGTCCGGCTGGTCGCGGACCGGCACGTCGGAGAGGTCGAAGCAGACGCCGCCGAGGAATGCGTCGGCGGGTGAGGGCGCCCCGCCGTCCCACACGGAGATCTCCAGCGTGGGCTCCGGCTTGGCGTGGCTGATGGCGAACACCTGGTTCCACTCGGGGTTTCCGGTGCCGGAGACATCGTGGCCGGGGCGCGACCGGAGCGAGTGCGGGCCGGCCTGGACCTTGACGTAGGGGCCCTCGCAGGCACGGATGCCGCGCACCTGCACAACACGCACGAAGAGGTAGCGCATCGGCTCCACCAAGTCGTATGACGACGACTGCACTGACTCGACGGCCTCGCCGGTGGATACGAACCGCCCGGAGATGACGCGGGGAGAGGACGCGTAATAGTCCGGGCCCAAGCCGCCGCTCGGGTGGCGCGCGACAAAGACGCGCTCCGTGCTCGACGCCATCCGCGTCTTTCGCACCTCGGGAGGGTATGGCTCGCCCGCGTCCGGCTCCGGTGCGGGCTCCGGCTCTGGGTGCGACTCCGGTGGAGGCGGCGTCATTGGTCCGTGCGGCCCGTGCACCGGCGGCATCATTGGCCCGTGAGGCCCGTGCACCGGCGGCATCATCGTGGGGTGCATGGGAGCTTCCCCCACGATAATAACGGGAGGCTGCGCCTGCGGCTGCTGCACCTCGACGGCGGCTTCGGTCGGTGCGGGCATCTCCGGGAGATCTTTCGGCTGTTCTGGCGGGATCTCTGGCGGCGGCGCGTTGTCGGCCGGCTCCGGCGGCTTGTCCTCAGGAGGCGCCGGCCCGGCCGGCTCGTCATAGTAGTAAGTCTTGAGGCCGACCTCGCCGCGGATCCAGCTGAGCAGGCTGCGCTTCTCGAGCGGGAAGTAGACGATGCCCTCCTCCCCGCAGCGCGAGAACTGGGAGCCGTAGATGCGTACGCGGCCGAGGAAGTGGTTCTTCCCGCttcccccgccgccgctgctggaGGGGCTGAAACGGCGGTCGTGGTAGATCGAGACGTCGAGCGCCTCGGCGTGCATGTTCGCGGGGTCGGGTACGACGAACTCGAGTCGTTCGTGCCACTGCGGGTTGAGGTCCCGGGGCACGGTGCGCGTGCGCTTCCGCTGGCCGTCGAAGTCCACGACCGCGTAGGCGCTGGACGTGCCGAGCCCGTCCTTTGGCGCAAGGTCCCGCgcgtccaccacctccacagCCAGCCTCCGCACCATCAACGGCGTACCCGGCGGCtgaccaccaccgccaccggccGCCATGGACGGAACTGAAGAAGCAGGGGAGGGTGGAGAGAGGCAACGGTGGGAAAAGCGAGAGGGTGACGGCGAATGGAATAGGGTTCCTTATGATCGATGGGTGTGGGTGGTGGGGTGATCaattgcttttgcttttggagTAGTGTGCTTTAGCGAGAGAGAGAATCTGAGCAAGAGGGAGCAGGGGCGGAggaagagaagggagaagaagtTGGTGTCTTTCTTGACGTGGAAGCTCCCAACGGTGGGAAGAAGTTGGTGCCTTTTGAATGTGTAGTGATGCGGTTTGGTGCTGCTGCGGTGTTTGTACGCTGGTGAATTCTTCTTCCCGCATTTTTTTTTCCCTCGCTTTCCCAAAGGGAGGTCGACAGTTAATTAACCTCCATGCTCCATGGCAAAGAGCTTTCCAATGTGTGCTCTGCTGCACCCTGCACGGACTCTGTCCCATAGTCCAGAACTTCTCGTACATCAGTTGCCTGAACTTGTTTTTGTCAGCcattagatttagatttaaccACTTCCACCGCCCCCTGCTAGTTACAGTGTAAAATTCTCGTACCATACCCGATGTTAAATCCAACTGGTTCCCTCCCAACTCTCCCCTCCCCAACCCCTATCCATCACCTAACACAACCGCTCATCTATCTTTCCGCCTCCCAACCCTCCATCTACATTTGTCCTGACTGTTGTCATCACAAGTCACTCCCTCATCCACTCTTGGTGTCCTCTGCCACCGTCAGTAACCACAGCCCTCTTTTGATCCCTATATGAAATGATTCCCTCCAACAGAAATCTACTTCAGGCAGCTTACAAGGTGTCCATCTTCAAGAAAATTTGGTGCACGCGATCACCTAATCAGGTATTGGGAGCTGCAACCAAGAGATCACCATTCGTGTTGTAACATGGCCATTTGATTGGAGTTGGGGCCAACACTTCTCCCTTAGATCGAAGTTAACCTCTCTATGCCCTGCAAGACAACAGGGGGAATAACCGGTTGACATTGAAGAGCGAAGCTATAGTAGTGAAGAGGAAGGAAGGAGAGCGACCTATCGAGTGGACTGAAGAGAAAATACACAACTACTTCATTCTCGGTCGAACAACTTCATTGATCTCATAGATGACAATGACAGGAAGTTAGAATATTATTGGAAAGCTTTAACTGTAGATGTTGATGACAATATGCTTAGCAATAGGTACAAAGGACAATCCAGAAATGTAAGACACAATGAGGGTATTAGTGCAGTGGGCAATCTGATGACATGGTCATAAAGAAAACCTATAGGTGGTACTCACAAAAGGATCATTTCTTGTGAATTCTCCAAGGGACTGTTTGGTATAGATACATACATGTTTGAGCTTTAGGATTTGAACCTAATCCCCTTTTTCAAACAGGTAATTTTGCTTGCATTGGCCAAATATTTATACAGGTAATGCCAATATTGTTCATATACTAACGTATATGGTTGCTGTTGTGCATAGATCCGGAGATGCTTGTGACGGAGCTAGGCATATCTTGATGCTCATACCCGCTGTTTGATGGTTACGGCTGCTGGTGAAAGGGAGGACAAAATCTGTCCTATTGTGTACCTAACTCACACACACAAGTCACCTTAAGGGTTATAATTAGTTTTTGCTTCATCTTCATTTGCTTCATATGTACGCGTTCATCAGAACGGTGACGGATAGCAAGTTAGCGACTCGCCAAAAGGCGCCATCTGTCTTCAAGTGGCGTGTGATGATGTGAACAAAAACGCCCGTGCGAACGTGTTTAAATCTGACTGCCTTCTTCAGTTCTTCTTCGTGCCACTGAATCACGACATCAGCTTTGAGATGGGAGAGGCGCGTCATCCTGTATTCCTGCCTGATCTTTCTCTCTCCATCAAGATGGGAGTTGCCACCGTGGATGGACACAGTGTGTCCACCTCACACAAAACCAGGGTCGAAACcatattggaaaaaaaaaatcgtttcAATAGTTGAGGGGGCCACATGTCTGGGTTTCTAGTTGTAGGAGAAAAATTGGACGGGGGCATGCGTTGAGAGGGGTCAAATAGACTTCTTCCAGTAAAGCATGAATTCTGTATATGTAGGAGTTTGTCTCTGACTTCTTGGTAATGAACATGTTGAGGTTACATAAGTTGTCTTTCACATAAGCGTGCACCACTATAGATCCTATGTGGTAGAGCTTCAGATCTGAGATCCATATAAGATTTAaagtttatataataaaataaatagttttaatatttgtttttagtctaaaataaaaataaagatatctAAATTAAATATTCTCAATTTATTTACAACTCcggctctaaaaattcttagcTCTAGAAATTCTTAGAGCTAATATTCTGCTAAATAGGCACATATAGTTTGCTCGTACGCCAATACTTCCTTCCAACTATCCAtttcatggatttttttttctttataagGCATCCATTTTAGGCCTGTTTGGATGGACCGGGATTGCGGGCCAATCCATGTGTAGCATCTCACTGCCGTGGAAAGAACCcgattatttattatttactcttattttttaatatttgtaaaaatacatgtttattttaaaatattgcacatctagttttttaaaaaataaagatatcgcTTTTTTAATGAGTGAtagcttaaaaaattaaaaaaacactaTGTGTCATtactttcaaaattcaaaacactatcaaaacaTTCATGaataattcccaaaaaaagATGTATGTTGTAGAGATGCTCTAATCTATctctccaaaaaatttcaactcaaacaactACTTTTActatgagaaacaaaaaaggcaTATTTCATTGTACATAATCTATGTACAGTAAAATGTCTTTtctatttctcattgcacaaattatatttttatctgcatatttttagagctagatcatAATATTCTCAACAACATACATTTTTTCAttactatttcgatagtgttttgaattttgagaataatagaacacaatattttttgatttttttgtttttttaaaggtGTCGTCTATTGGATGAACGACACCTTGCTGTTACTCTATCAACATGTGACACTTTGCTATTGCTCTACCAACATCTAGATGTCCAATATTTTGAAATTagcatttatttttacaaatattgaaaaataaaaaatcaaaagaatccCAGGTTAGCCCGTGGGCTCATTTGGATGAGGCAGAGGTAGGAAAATCCCAAGCCCAAACTACGTCAATCCATATGAAAAACAAGCATCTCCAAACCAGGCCGGGAACGACTTGTCTCATTGGGCTCTCACGCAAAGCGTcgattcttttttccttttgtcaCGGCCATCGTCGGCCCCACTGCTATGCGAGTTCTTCGAGGCCGCCGCTCATCGCTAGCCGTCTTCAGATCTGGTGCCGCCGGCACCTGCCTTCTCCTGCCGCAACCACATCAGGTTCTTCCTATCGCCGCTTCCGCGTAGCATATCCAACAGCCATTCCACACCGTCACCATCCATGACAATGAAGAAACTCTTCCAGCCACCGCGGGGTGAGGTGAATATCCCGTTCTTCGTCGTGGTTTTCTCCGTGCGGTGTCGCAACGAGCAACAACTCTGCGAGGGTCGGTTCGCGAAGTGCTGTAACTCTCCATGACTCCTCGTAATGGTGCATGGCGGCGACAGCAAGCTAGTGGTGCACACCATCTGACCAGCGGCCAGAGCTCGGGGAACATCGTCTCTTGCCAAACTGCTTCTGCAGCAGCACGCTTTGGCTCCCGAGCGGGCACAAGCAGAGCACGAAATTCTCCACGTTCGGGCTTCATCTGCCTCATTTCACGCACAGGTAAAAGAAATTGAAATCTGGTCCTTCATGATTTCTCCGCGTGATATTTCATCTCCTGGCTATTGTTTCCGGTGTTAGAATTATAGgggttatataattttaataatttttaataaatctaTTGATATCATATTActaatgaagatgaagatgagagattttctctctctatataagaatataatattattaaaaataataatatagacTACTAATTAGAAAGTAGTCATTTAATTTAGAAACACTCTTATTACGTGAGTAAATATAAGAATTAGAATTTTTACCTTTTCCTTCCTCTGTTGTGCTACCATTATAGTCGACTCAATTCCAGCGTCGCAATGCACCGGTAAATAAGATAGTAGGTCTCCAAAGATGTGGCTCTTGAGATTTTGCATTAGGAGaggggcgaataaggtttttagaaaGTGCTCCACGCGACTGCTTAAGTTCTTTATCATAGCTCGTCTTTCTGGTTATCTGGGCATCActcgctgtcatcgtcaacaaatctGACGTATCATCAATAGGATCAATCGTGTCGTGAACACAGCGCAATCCGCATCTTCTGCAACCTCTACAACACAGGATCAGTATGCAAAACTATGTtacttgtattttatttttcgCAGTTCCTAATTTTAAATATAGTAGATTTAGTCATATGTAGCGTTATCGTATACGtatctagattatgctctga includes:
- the LOC133914959 gene encoding protein QUIRKY-like, whose protein sequence is MAAGGGGGQPPGTPLMVRRLAVEVVDARDLAPKDGLGTSSAYAVVDFDGQRKRTRTVPRDLNPQWHERLEFVVPDPANMHAEALDVSIYHDRRFSPSSSGGGGSGKNHFLGRVRIYGSQFSRCGEEGIVYFPLEKRSLLSWIRGEVGLKTYYYDEPAGPAPPEDKPPEPADNAPPPEIPPEQPKDLPEMPAPTEAAVEVQQPQAQPPVIIVGEAPMHPTMMPPVHGPHGPMMPPVHGPHGPMTPPPPESHPEPEPAPEPDAGEPYPPEVRKTRMASSTERVFVARHPSGGLGPDYYASSPRVISGRFVSTGEAVESVQSSSYDLVEPMRYLFVRVVQVRGIRACEGPYVKVQAGPHSLRSRPGHDVSGTGNPEWNQVFAISHAKPEPTLEISVWDGGAPSPADAFLGGVCFDLSDVPVRDQPDGPLAPQWYRLEGGEPGIVTGDIMVAVWIGTQADEAFPEAWNTDVPYAAYTRSKVYQSPKLWYLRASVIEAQDLRVPAPPQGLPFDVRVKIQLGIQSARTRRSVASSSGSAFAWSEDLMFVASEPLDDSLIVFVEDRSMIKEPALLGHTTIPVSSVEQRLDERQIVASRWFNLEGRTSDIGMGSGKVGGPHSPTGFYSGRLHLRLCLEGGYHVLDEAAHVCSDYRPTAKQLWKPPVGVLELGIIGACGLLPMKTKGGAKGSTDAYCAAKYGKKWVRTRTVTDSLNPRWNEQYTWQVYDPCTVLTVAVFDNWRMFAGAGDERQDYRIGKVRVRVSTLESNRVYTASYPLLVLLRSGLKKMGEVQLAVRFSSPGQLPDTWATYTSPLLPRMHYLRPIGVAQQEALRGAAVRTVAAWLARSEPPLGPEVVRYMLDADAHTWSVRRAKANWFRIMGVLAWAVGLARWLDGVQRWRNPSTTVLVHVLYLVLVWYPELVVPTASLYVFIIGVWYYRFRPRAPAGMDARLSQADTVDGDELEEEFDPVPPPDVLRVRYERLRTLAGRVQRVMGDVAAQGERLQSLVSWRDPRASRIFVGVCFAVAVALYAMPPKMVAVASGFYYLRHPMFRDPMPPPAVNFFRRLPSLSDRML